A stretch of Aureispira sp. CCB-E DNA encodes these proteins:
- the uvrC gene encoding excinuclease ABC subunit UvrC: MTKDDYKKIAPNFPTQPGVYRFIDKDDVILYIGKAKHLKKRVSSYFGNRKDMRNKTRIMVRKSVRIEYTIVDTEQDALLLEATLIQKHQPRFNVMLKSGKPYPYICIKKERFPRVFITRQVYKDGSKYFGPYVSKRRMYAILELIKNLFQLRTCSLNLSEKNILEGKFKPCLEYHIKNCLAPCVGFETEEEYNEKVDQVANILKGHFASVKRYLKDEMQKHAEKLQFERAQEIKVQYDALENYQGKSTVVNPSIRDVDVFSLEQDDEIAYFNYLKVVDGAIINTFTMELDKNLDDDQEDLLVFAIQTLREKYQSIAPEVIVPIDIPSVWEGTTITIPKIGDKKKLLELSEKNLAYYVLQKRKQAASRANKQSTAEKVMEIMKKDLQMSVLPLHIECFDNSNLQGTNPVAAMVCFRHGKPSKRDYRHYHIKTVEGPDDFASMEEIVYRRYKRLLESNKTLPQLIIIDGGKGQLSAAVKSLKALSIYKRVTIIGIAKRLEEIYFPEDSVPLLLSKKSPTLKVIQQARNEAHRFAIEFHRLIRSKKYVSTQLTEIPGIGKKTAEKLLQEFASVEKIKTAEQEALEASVGKAATKKIFAHYGLTYKETEKKKDKQEKKKNK, encoded by the coding sequence ATGACAAAAGACGATTACAAAAAAATAGCGCCTAATTTTCCTACTCAACCAGGAGTATATCGTTTTATAGACAAAGACGATGTAATTCTTTATATAGGAAAAGCGAAGCACCTAAAAAAGAGAGTTTCTTCTTATTTTGGGAATCGAAAAGACATGCGTAATAAGACGCGGATTATGGTGCGAAAGTCGGTTAGAATAGAATATACAATTGTAGATACAGAACAAGATGCTTTGTTATTGGAGGCTACATTGATTCAAAAGCACCAACCACGATTTAACGTGATGCTAAAATCTGGAAAGCCTTATCCTTATATTTGCATCAAAAAAGAGCGTTTCCCAAGAGTCTTTATTACTCGACAAGTTTACAAGGATGGTTCTAAATACTTTGGTCCTTATGTCTCTAAGCGTAGAATGTACGCTATTTTAGAGTTAATTAAAAATTTGTTTCAATTACGTACTTGTAGTCTAAATTTGTCCGAAAAAAATATCTTAGAAGGAAAGTTCAAGCCTTGTTTGGAATACCATATCAAGAATTGTTTGGCGCCATGTGTAGGTTTTGAAACAGAGGAGGAGTACAACGAAAAAGTAGACCAAGTTGCTAATATTCTGAAAGGGCATTTTGCATCAGTTAAACGATATTTAAAAGATGAGATGCAGAAGCATGCTGAAAAATTACAGTTTGAGCGTGCTCAAGAGATAAAAGTACAATATGATGCGCTAGAAAATTATCAAGGCAAATCGACGGTTGTTAATCCTAGTATCAGGGATGTTGATGTATTTAGTTTGGAGCAGGATGATGAAATAGCTTACTTCAATTATTTAAAAGTAGTTGATGGAGCTATTATTAATACCTTTACCATGGAGTTGGACAAAAACTTAGATGATGACCAAGAGGATCTATTAGTTTTTGCGATACAGACGTTGAGGGAAAAATATCAGAGTATTGCTCCCGAAGTGATTGTGCCGATTGACATTCCGTCTGTTTGGGAGGGAACAACGATTACCATTCCTAAGATAGGAGATAAGAAAAAACTGCTAGAATTATCGGAGAAAAACTTAGCTTATTATGTTTTGCAAAAGCGTAAGCAAGCTGCCTCTAGAGCCAACAAACAATCAACTGCTGAAAAAGTGATGGAGATTATGAAAAAAGACCTTCAAATGTCTGTCCTTCCATTACACATTGAATGTTTTGATAATTCGAATCTACAAGGAACCAATCCCGTTGCGGCTATGGTCTGTTTTCGACATGGAAAACCTTCTAAGCGAGATTACAGGCATTATCATATTAAGACAGTCGAAGGTCCCGATGATTTTGCTTCTATGGAAGAAATTGTATATCGACGATACAAGCGTCTTTTGGAGAGCAATAAAACATTGCCCCAATTGATTATTATAGATGGAGGGAAGGGGCAATTGAGTGCTGCTGTCAAGAGTTTGAAGGCGTTGAGTATTTATAAGCGTGTTACAATTATAGGAATTGCCAAACGGTTAGAAGAAATTTATTTTCCAGAGGACAGCGTACCCTTGTTATTGAGTAAAAAATCACCTACACTTAAAGTTATTCAACAAGCTCGAAATGAAGCGCATCGCTTTGCTATAGAATTTCACCGGTTGATACGCTCCAAGAAATATGTTTCTACGCAACTAACAGAAATCCCAGGTATTGGGAAAAAAACAGCCGAAAAATTACTACAGGAATTTGCTTCCGTTGAAAAAATAAAAACGGCTGAACAAGAAGCGCTAGAAGCTTCTGTTGGTAAAGCAGCGACCAAGAAAATTTTTGCTCATTATGGTTTAACTTATAAAGAGACCGAAAAAAAGAAAGACAAACAAGAGAAGAAAAAAAATAAATAG
- a CDS encoding head GIN domain-containing protein, giving the protein MKKGFFMFSICLLSFFTSNGNTSNEELGPQISKDFDLASFHGISLKSSFDVSVEYGQQQKVTITGSEEFFKNLEVTVKKGVLFLGMKKGNYPKLNLKAKIIIPQLKFGEVVGSGDLTISSFSNLENLKLQISGSGDIKTSQEVYIKNDLEARIVGSGDIKVIGSAAHSNIYLTGSGKCQLSQLKTNTNSTQITGSGSAKVNATKKIEVHLSGSGSLYYKGAPSIQQSITGSGKLKSYS; this is encoded by the coding sequence ATGAAAAAGGGATTCTTTATGTTTTCTATTTGTTTATTATCATTCTTTACGAGCAATGGCAATACTTCTAATGAAGAGTTGGGGCCTCAAATAAGTAAAGACTTCGATTTAGCCTCCTTCCATGGCATCTCTTTAAAAAGCTCTTTTGATGTTTCTGTTGAATATGGTCAACAACAAAAGGTGACCATAACTGGTTCTGAAGAGTTCTTTAAAAATCTAGAGGTTACCGTCAAAAAAGGAGTTCTATTTTTAGGAATGAAAAAAGGTAATTACCCTAAGTTAAACCTTAAAGCAAAAATTATCATTCCGCAACTAAAGTTTGGAGAAGTAGTTGGCTCTGGAGATTTAACCATTTCTAGTTTTTCGAACCTTGAGAACTTAAAATTACAAATCAGTGGCTCTGGAGATATTAAAACGTCTCAAGAAGTCTATATCAAAAATGATTTGGAAGCAAGAATTGTAGGTAGTGGAGACATCAAAGTCATCGGTAGTGCTGCACATTCTAATATTTATCTAACAGGATCTGGCAAATGCCAACTCTCTCAATTAAAAACAAACACGAACAGCACACAAATTACGGGTTCTGGAAGTGCTAAAGTTAATGCCACAAAAAAAATCGAAGTACATTTATCTGGAAGTGGTAGTTTGTACTATAAAGGTGCCCCCTCTATTCAACAAAGTATTACAGGCTCTGGCAAACTTAAGTCTTATTCTTAG
- a CDS encoding ABC transporter ATP-binding protein — MLSLKNIRKSYTIGQNSIEVLKGIDLFIDQGEFVSIMGSSGSGKSTLLNIMGILDDYTIGEYHLDGILIKNLSQKQAALYRNQLIGFVFQSFNLLPFKTAAENVALPLYYQKVPRKERHKKAIEFLDKVGLKEWADHHPNEMSGGQKQRVAIARALISKPKIILADEPTGALDTTTSYDVMDLFKTFNDEGKTLLLVTHEEDIAAKTKRTIRLKDGLIISQ; from the coding sequence ATGCTTTCATTAAAAAATATCCGTAAATCGTATACCATTGGTCAAAACTCTATTGAGGTTCTCAAAGGAATTGATTTATTTATTGATCAAGGTGAATTTGTCTCTATCATGGGGTCTTCGGGTTCTGGCAAATCTACGTTGTTAAACATAATGGGTATTTTAGATGATTATACAATTGGAGAATACCATTTAGATGGTATTTTAATAAAAAATCTTTCTCAAAAACAGGCAGCTTTGTATAGAAACCAACTTATTGGTTTTGTCTTTCAATCATTTAATTTATTGCCGTTTAAGACAGCTGCCGAAAACGTTGCCTTGCCGCTTTACTATCAAAAAGTTCCTCGAAAAGAACGCCATAAAAAAGCTATTGAATTTTTAGATAAAGTTGGTTTAAAAGAATGGGCAGACCATCATCCTAATGAAATGTCTGGAGGACAAAAACAACGTGTTGCTATCGCGCGAGCTTTGATTTCTAAACCCAAAATTATTTTAGCCGATGAACCAACAGGAGCCTTAGATACAACAACCTCTTATGACGTCATGGATTTATTCAAAACCTTCAATGATGAAGGTAAAACTTTACTATTGGTTACCCATGAAGAAGATATTGCAGCAAAAACCAAACGCACCATTCGTCTCAAAGATGGTTTAATTATTAGCCAATAA
- a CDS encoding hydrogen peroxide-inducible genes activator — protein MPTITQLEYIVAVDRERHFGLAAKKCFVTQPTLSAQIKKAEELLGVLIFDRSKQPILPTDIGEKIIQQARVVLREHQRLEQIIADFQNDISGQLRIGVLPTIAPYLLPFFVGNFTRKYPKINLLIKERTSKQIIEDLQNDLLDVGLMITPLKEDAIKERPLFYEEIQLYVHPEHHFSKNGRIAPSLLNKGNMWMLSQGHCFRNQVVNLCALQQQGGFNNNLPFQYEGGSLEALQRLVDKEGGFTLLPELATLNSGQNVRSLQAPVPLREVSLVYIRNYAKIKLLELLEQQIIATIPTHMLSKNRGQIIDWK, from the coding sequence ATGCCTACGATAACACAGCTAGAATATATTGTTGCGGTTGACCGAGAGCGCCACTTTGGGCTTGCTGCGAAAAAATGTTTCGTTACACAACCTACCTTAAGTGCCCAAATAAAAAAGGCTGAAGAATTATTGGGGGTCTTAATATTTGACCGTAGTAAACAACCCATCCTTCCTACCGATATTGGAGAAAAAATTATTCAACAAGCACGAGTTGTACTAAGAGAACATCAGCGACTAGAGCAAATTATTGCTGATTTTCAAAATGACATTTCGGGACAATTACGTATTGGTGTATTGCCTACGATTGCTCCTTATTTACTCCCCTTTTTTGTTGGAAATTTTACTAGAAAATATCCCAAGATCAACTTATTAATAAAAGAACGAACAAGTAAACAGATTATAGAAGACTTGCAAAATGATTTATTGGATGTTGGTCTAATGATTACGCCACTCAAAGAAGATGCGATCAAAGAACGACCACTATTTTATGAAGAAATTCAGTTGTATGTTCATCCAGAACATCATTTTTCTAAAAATGGACGCATCGCTCCTAGCCTATTAAACAAAGGAAATATGTGGATGCTCAGCCAAGGGCATTGTTTTAGGAATCAAGTTGTCAATTTGTGTGCGTTGCAACAACAAGGAGGTTTTAATAACAACTTACCTTTTCAGTACGAAGGTGGTTCTTTAGAAGCTCTGCAACGCTTGGTTGATAAAGAAGGCGGCTTTACACTTTTACCTGAACTCGCCACTCTTAACAGTGGTCAAAATGTACGATCGCTTCAAGCCCCTGTTCCTCTTAGAGAAGTTAGCTTGGTTTACATTCGTAATTATGCTAAGATAAAGCTCTTAGAACTTTTGGAACAACAAATTATTGCAACCATTCCAACCCATATGTTATCAAAAAATAGAGGTCAAATAATCGACTGGAAATAA
- a CDS encoding TlpA disulfide reductase family protein, giving the protein MKFSKFLLASLLLLLVASTSTFAQKSLPASLTMETMSGQKVKLKDYVAKKGKITVVNFWATWCKPCKEELDNINNDYLEAWKDDYDIEFIAVSMDNSRTKPKVKGVVDTKGWEYDILCNPDNSAYQALGFNSCPYTLLLDENGHIVYMHTGYKPGDEEELEEQIAKIAE; this is encoded by the coding sequence ATGAAATTTTCAAAATTCTTACTAGCTAGCTTACTATTGTTATTAGTTGCTTCAACTTCTACCTTTGCTCAAAAAAGTTTGCCTGCATCTTTAACGATGGAAACTATGAGTGGTCAGAAAGTTAAATTAAAAGATTATGTTGCTAAAAAAGGAAAGATTACAGTCGTTAATTTCTGGGCTACATGGTGCAAGCCTTGTAAAGAAGAATTAGATAATATTAATAATGACTATTTGGAAGCTTGGAAAGATGATTATGATATTGAATTTATTGCTGTAAGTATGGACAACTCACGTACTAAGCCTAAAGTAAAAGGTGTTGTAGATACTAAAGGTTGGGAATATGATATTCTTTGTAATCCTGATAACAGCGCTTATCAAGCTCTAGGATTCAATTCTTGTCCTTATACGTTATTATTGGACGAAAATGGACATATTGTATACATGCACACAGGATACAAGCCTGGCGATGAAGAAGAGTTAGAAGAGCAAATTGCCAAAATAGCAGAATAA
- a CDS encoding DUF6029 family protein — MRLRMIQMGLLMLCFFINKVNAQNDGNQNKFGTLTGDFETQNSFFIRDSIIGAANTPQYDRQKFGTNNWLTLNYNVMGFDIGIRFDAYYNSNLIDPLDSYSALGLGRWHIRKEIFGLDITAGYFYDQIGNGTIFRAYNERYLPIDNALVGARLIYKINDNWQAKAFVGQQKKVEKQLNLFENYQPIIAGAAIDGYIPIGKEDNQVILTPGAGAVRRTLDDASMNQIATDISSYASEDVFVPKYTTYAFSVYNNLTWKGFNWYIEGAYKTAEAVNALNPKGILENKDGTNIFTTLSYSMKGFSILGQYKRTDHFIFRTSPLQTLNRGLIAFLPPMARQNTYRLSSRYNAATQDVGEQAGQLDVTVVPIPKKLTLNLNLSNIYTLEPIEGKTGDEAYLLYREVNLNGLIKLNKKMKLIAGFQFQQYNQERYEQKPGVPIVTTYVPYAEFRMRMKKRKSLRVELSYMHTEEDYGSWAFALFEFNVKDFSFWASAMINTVPKKYDNIEVFYEFGANYTHKSNKFELGYKRQVEGIVCTGGVCRYQPAFNGVQLNVVSSF; from the coding sequence ATGAGGCTTAGAATGATTCAAATGGGGCTATTAATGCTTTGTTTTTTTATAAACAAGGTCAATGCTCAAAATGATGGTAATCAAAATAAATTTGGAACACTAACAGGTGATTTTGAAACTCAGAACAGTTTTTTTATAAGAGATTCTATTATTGGTGCAGCCAATACACCACAATATGATCGACAAAAATTCGGAACCAATAACTGGCTTACATTAAATTATAATGTTATGGGATTTGATATTGGAATTCGATTTGATGCTTACTATAATTCTAACCTAATCGATCCACTGGATTCGTATTCTGCGTTGGGTTTGGGGCGTTGGCATATTCGAAAAGAAATCTTTGGTTTGGACATTACAGCAGGGTATTTTTATGACCAAATTGGTAATGGAACCATCTTTAGAGCTTACAACGAGCGTTATTTGCCGATTGACAACGCTTTGGTAGGTGCCCGTTTGATCTATAAAATTAATGATAATTGGCAAGCCAAGGCATTTGTTGGGCAGCAAAAGAAAGTAGAAAAACAACTCAACTTATTTGAGAATTATCAACCTATTATAGCTGGAGCTGCTATAGATGGCTATATTCCAATCGGAAAAGAAGATAACCAAGTGATTTTAACACCTGGGGCAGGCGCAGTTCGTCGTACATTGGACGATGCTAGCATGAATCAAATTGCAACAGATATTAGCTCGTATGCATCAGAGGATGTTTTTGTACCTAAGTATACGACATATGCTTTTTCAGTGTACAATAATTTAACTTGGAAAGGTTTTAATTGGTACATAGAAGGAGCTTACAAAACAGCAGAGGCCGTAAATGCATTGAACCCCAAGGGGATTTTAGAAAATAAGGATGGTACTAATATTTTTACTACCTTATCTTACTCCATGAAAGGATTCTCTATTTTAGGGCAATACAAACGTACGGATCATTTTATTTTCCGTACTTCGCCGCTACAAACTTTGAACCGTGGTTTAATTGCTTTCTTGCCTCCAATGGCTCGCCAAAATACTTACCGCCTTTCTTCTCGTTACAATGCTGCGACACAAGATGTGGGAGAACAAGCAGGGCAATTGGATGTTACTGTTGTTCCAATTCCTAAGAAATTGACCTTGAATCTAAATTTATCCAACATATATACTTTGGAACCGATTGAGGGCAAAACGGGAGATGAAGCTTACTTGTTGTATCGTGAGGTGAACTTAAATGGTTTGATTAAGCTAAATAAGAAAATGAAACTAATTGCTGGCTTCCAGTTTCAACAGTATAATCAAGAGCGTTACGAACAAAAGCCAGGTGTCCCAATTGTTACTACTTATGTACCTTATGCAGAATTTAGAATGCGCATGAAAAAACGTAAATCTTTGCGTGTGGAATTGTCTTATATGCATACAGAAGAAGATTATGGTTCTTGGGCGTTCGCTTTGTTTGAATTTAATGTAAAAGATTTCTCATTTTGGGCATCTGCTATGATTAACACGGTACCGAAGAAATATGATAATATAGAAGTGTTTTATGAATTTGGAGCTAACTATACACACAAGAGCAACAAATTTGAGTTAGGCTACAAGCGCCAAGTAGAGGGGATTGTTTGTACAGGAGGTGTTTGCCGTTATCAACCTGCATTTAATGGTGTTCAACTTAATGTAGTATCTTCTTTCTAA
- a CDS encoding cellulase family glycosylhydrolase, producing MRTALLLLIVSLFAFHSSAQTAVQYHGALSVVGSQIVNQHGQAVSFAGASLFWSNNNWGGEAFYNASTVNWLKDDWNIEIVRAAMGVEDSGGYISDSTSNKAKVKTVVNAAINEGVYVIIDWHSHHAENYQTEAIEFFEEMATLYGQYDNVIYEIYNEPLQVSWDNVIKPYANAVIAAIRAIDSTNLIIVGTPTWSQDVDVAAMNPITGYANIAYTLHFYAATHGQWLRNKATAALNNGIALMVTEWGTVSANGNGAVDSVSTADWMNFLCNNHLSHCNWAVNDKVEGASALVNGASTLGNWSSNDLTPSGTLVRKIVQDWNLNCNDTVMLSTSPIPSTASVLSVEPFPNPVRASNLMELRINNSMPQSIEVQWCTSWGAILSKEVRQVSEGISNLKIHTPTVAAGIYFLIIATKEGRSVQKISVQ from the coding sequence ATGAGAACGGCTTTACTTTTACTTATCGTATCACTTTTTGCATTTCACTCTTCGGCACAAACAGCCGTGCAATATCATGGAGCATTGTCTGTTGTTGGATCTCAAATTGTCAATCAGCATGGTCAAGCGGTTAGCTTTGCAGGAGCAAGTCTATTTTGGAGCAATAATAATTGGGGGGGAGAGGCATTTTATAATGCTTCAACAGTTAATTGGCTAAAGGATGATTGGAATATTGAAATTGTCCGAGCGGCAATGGGAGTAGAGGATAGTGGAGGTTATATTAGCGATTCTACTAGTAACAAAGCAAAGGTAAAAACGGTTGTGAATGCAGCTATTAATGAAGGGGTGTATGTAATCATTGATTGGCATTCACATCATGCTGAAAATTATCAAACAGAGGCAATTGAATTTTTTGAAGAAATGGCAACTTTGTATGGGCAATATGATAACGTTATTTATGAAATTTATAACGAACCACTACAAGTATCTTGGGATAATGTAATCAAACCTTACGCAAATGCAGTCATTGCAGCAATAAGAGCAATTGATAGTACAAATTTAATTATTGTAGGAACACCTACTTGGTCGCAAGATGTAGACGTGGCGGCTATGAATCCCATAACTGGTTATGCAAACATCGCTTACACCTTACACTTTTATGCTGCGACACACGGACAATGGCTTCGAAATAAGGCAACAGCAGCATTGAATAATGGGATTGCTTTGATGGTAACAGAGTGGGGGACAGTTAGTGCCAATGGCAATGGAGCCGTAGATTCGGTCTCAACTGCAGATTGGATGAATTTTCTTTGTAACAATCATTTGAGTCATTGTAACTGGGCTGTGAATGACAAGGTAGAGGGGGCTTCTGCTTTGGTTAATGGAGCTAGTACATTAGGGAATTGGTCATCAAATGACTTAACCCCTTCGGGAACTTTGGTCAGAAAAATTGTTCAAGATTGGAATTTGAATTGCAACGATACAGTCATGCTTTCAACTTCTCCAATACCATCAACTGCTTCTGTACTATCGGTAGAACCTTTTCCTAACCCAGTTCGGGCGTCTAATTTGATGGAGTTGCGAATAAACAATTCAATGCCTCAAAGTATAGAAGTTCAATGGTGCACTAGTTGGGGAGCAATTCTCTCCAAGGAAGTACGACAGGTTTCTGAAGGAATTTCTAATCTGAAAATACATACTCCAACAGTTGCTGCAGGTATCTATTTTTTGATTATAGCAACAAAAGAGGGGAGGTCTGTCCAAAAAATATCTGTCCAATAA
- a CDS encoding M20 family metallopeptidase, protein MLKKKVQQLAKKYLNQHISIRRHLHQYPELSFKEYQTCQFVKEKLEAWGIETQIMATTGVIGIIKGKNPSSKTLALRADMDALPIQEINAVNYKSQHDGIMHACGHDVHTTCLLGAAQILQELKEEWEGTIKLIFQPGEEQLPGGASVLIKEGVLHNPSPTAILGQHVEPLLEVGKIGVKAGLFMASADEIHVTIRGKGGHGARPHQCVDTILMAAQLIVQLQQLVSRNADPLMPTVLTFGKIFSEGGATNIIPDEVKILGTLRTFDETWRAAAHERLRKSAQLICESMGGTCNFEILKGYPFLKNNEHLTQLTRQQMEAYLGAENVIDLPARMGGEDFAFYSQQIPACFYRLGVQNPNGTGLHTPNFDIDERSLEVGVGLMAWLATQHKT, encoded by the coding sequence ATGCTCAAAAAAAAAGTTCAACAACTCGCAAAAAAATATTTAAACCAACACATTTCTATCCGTAGACACCTGCACCAATATCCAGAATTGTCGTTCAAAGAATACCAAACTTGTCAATTTGTAAAAGAAAAATTAGAAGCTTGGGGAATTGAAACTCAAATTATGGCAACAACAGGGGTCATTGGTATCATCAAAGGCAAAAACCCAAGTTCCAAAACACTTGCGTTAAGAGCCGACATGGATGCCCTTCCGATTCAAGAAATAAATGCTGTTAATTACAAATCTCAGCACGATGGCATCATGCATGCCTGTGGGCATGATGTTCATACAACCTGTTTGTTGGGAGCTGCTCAGATTTTGCAAGAACTAAAAGAAGAATGGGAAGGCACCATCAAACTAATTTTTCAACCTGGTGAGGAACAATTACCTGGAGGAGCTTCTGTTTTGATTAAAGAAGGAGTCCTGCACAATCCTTCTCCTACTGCTATCTTAGGACAACACGTAGAACCACTTTTAGAGGTTGGAAAGATTGGGGTCAAAGCAGGTTTGTTTATGGCTTCTGCCGACGAAATCCACGTTACTATCAGAGGCAAAGGCGGGCATGGAGCTCGACCGCATCAATGTGTGGATACCATTCTAATGGCAGCTCAATTAATTGTCCAACTACAACAACTCGTCAGTCGAAATGCAGACCCATTAATGCCTACAGTATTGACTTTTGGCAAAATTTTCTCTGAAGGTGGTGCTACCAACATTATTCCTGACGAAGTAAAGATTTTAGGCACCTTACGAACGTTTGATGAAACTTGGAGAGCGGCAGCTCATGAGCGATTGAGAAAGTCTGCTCAATTGATTTGTGAAAGTATGGGGGGAACTTGTAATTTTGAAATCTTAAAAGGTTACCCTTTCCTAAAAAACAATGAACACTTAACGCAGCTCACTCGTCAGCAAATGGAGGCTTATTTAGGTGCTGAGAATGTCATTGACTTGCCCGCAAGAATGGGAGGTGAAGATTTTGCGTTTTACTCGCAGCAAATTCCAGCCTGTTTTTATCGCTTAGGTGTTCAGAATCCTAATGGTACAGGCTTGCACACACCCAATTTTGATATTGATGAACGTTCTTTGGAAGTTGGTGTTGGGCTTATGGCTTGGTTAGCGACACAACATAAAACCTAA
- a CDS encoding phage integrase N-terminal SAM-like domain-containing protein, whose product MRLLEALELAFGIKAQECSRETMLDYRSYINNFKFYWVLYGDIYFRLEDFKKRQALHYLDFLLLEKKHEAITQNNNLRGMKVIFNVLTEREYISDNPFVGIKLLS is encoded by the coding sequence ATGCGTTTATTAGAAGCATTAGAACTAGCCTTTGGAATTAAGGCACAAGAGTGTAGTCGTGAAACAATGTTGGACTACAGAAGTTACATTAATAATTTCAAATTTTATTGGGTGCTTTATGGCGATATCTACTTCCGCTTGGAAGATTTCAAAAAGAGACAAGCACTCCATTATCTAGATTTTCTATTACTAGAAAAAAAACATGAAGCCATCACTCAAAACAATAATTTGCGAGGGATGAAGGTTATTTTTAATGTCCTGACCGAACGAGAGTATATTTCTGACAATCCTTTTGTTGGAATTAAACTTCTCTCATAA
- a CDS encoding DUF4268 domain-containing protein, giving the protein MITPNGEIAIVETKLWRNSEARRAVIAQILDYAKELANWTYDDLQREINRKLKKKGNTLYKMAKEIHPDLIPNESDFVDSVSRNLSRGKFLLLIAGDGIREGAYSIAEFLTNAGHLNFSFAMVELNIFSAGEIGKLVLPKTIVKTVEIQKLTVEIPDGLVISNVNVEDLSNSSNDKQLSPEKSKERQFYPNFWTELSRELTFDDPGQPLPNPAQAQNLFLYPGKTKKAWISAYFMKSKKRVGVYFRTASDNEGREIFNFLDDYKDEIKEELGDDIIWTWDESNDVGIRFYCEDVLAKKNRYDIKEFFKEQLNQFVNVFRPRLKKFESDK; this is encoded by the coding sequence ATGATAACACCTAATGGAGAGATTGCTATTGTTGAAACAAAATTATGGCGAAATTCAGAAGCTAGGAGAGCCGTCATTGCTCAAATATTAGATTATGCAAAAGAGTTAGCCAATTGGACTTATGATGATTTACAGAGAGAAATTAATCGAAAGCTCAAGAAAAAAGGAAATACTCTTTATAAAATGGCGAAGGAGATCCATCCAGATTTAATTCCCAATGAATCTGATTTTGTTGATTCAGTTAGCCGTAATTTATCAAGAGGGAAATTTCTTTTGTTGATTGCTGGAGATGGAATTCGAGAAGGAGCTTATAGTATTGCTGAATTCTTGACAAATGCAGGACACTTAAATTTTTCCTTTGCTATGGTTGAGTTAAATATTTTTAGTGCAGGAGAAATAGGAAAACTTGTTTTACCCAAAACGATTGTAAAGACAGTAGAGATACAGAAATTAACAGTAGAGATACCTGATGGATTAGTTATTTCAAACGTCAATGTTGAAGATCTTAGTAATAGTTCCAATGACAAACAACTCTCCCCTGAGAAAAGTAAAGAAAGGCAGTTCTATCCAAACTTCTGGACTGAATTGAGTCGGGAATTAACATTTGATGATCCTGGTCAACCTCTTCCCAATCCAGCCCAAGCCCAAAATTTATTTCTATATCCTGGAAAAACTAAGAAAGCTTGGATTAGTGCTTACTTTATGAAAAGTAAAAAAAGAGTAGGGGTTTATTTTAGGACAGCTAGTGACAATGAAGGTAGAGAAATATTTAATTTTTTAGATGATTACAAAGATGAGATTAAAGAGGAATTGGGAGATGATATTATCTGGACTTGGGACGAATCTAATGATGTTGGTATAAGATTTTATTGTGAAGACGTTCTTGCTAAAAAAAATAGATATGATATAAAAGAGTTCTTCAAAGAACAACTGAATCAATTTGTTAATGTGTTTCGTCCTAGGTTGAAGAAGTTTGAATCTGATAAATAG